The nucleotide sequence AGCATCATCAATTAAAACCGAGTCGACCTCATCGACAATAGCATAATTATGTTTACGCTGAACAAGGTCTTTCGGACTAATCGCCATATTATCTCTCAAATAGTCGAAACCAAATTCATTGTTAGTACCGAAAGTAATATCAGCTTCGTAAGCCTTACGACGTTCATCTGAATTAGGTTTATGTTTATCTATACAGTCAACAGAAAGACCGTGAAACATATATAAAGGTCCCATCCATTCCGAGTCACGTTTAGATAAATAATCATTCACCGTTACAACGTGAACTCCATTGTGAGTCATTGCATTTAAGAAAACCGGTAAAGTTGCCACTAATGTTTTACCTTCCCCAGTTGCCATTTCGGCTATTTTACCTTTATGAAGAACAACACCACCAAACAACTGCACATCGTAATGCACCATATCCCAAGTAATTTCATTACCACCAGCATTCCAGTGGTTTTTGAATATTGCCTTATCGCCTTCTATTGTTACAAAGTCGTGATCAAGAGCAAGCTTACGGTCGAATTCGGTGGCCGTAACGGTTATTGTTTCGTTTTCGGTAAATCTTCTTGCTGTATCTTTAACTATAGCAAACACTTCGGGAAGAATCTCTTCTAATGTTTTTTCGTGTTGCTCAACTATCTCTTTTTCTATTTTATCAATTTCGCTCCAAACAGCTTCACGTTCTTCAAGTTCCAAATCTTCGATAGTAGCTTTCAGCTCTTCTATCTTAGCCTTTTGTGTTGCAACCTTTTCTTGAATAAGATTCATTAAAGATTGTGTTTTGTTACGAAGTTCGTCATCAGTAAGCGTTTTTATACCTTCGTAAGCAGCTTTTATCTTTTTCACGTAAGGATCTATCTCTTTTAAGTCTCTTTGCGATTTGTTTCCAAATAGTTTCGTTAGGAAATCATTAAAACCCATAATTTTATATTGTTAGTTTATTATTCTTATTAATTAATTGTGAAGTTTCTTTTCAACTTCTTTTGTAAAACACTTGTTTCTAATTCTTTATTATCAACTCTTCAAGCGGCGTACCTCTACTACCATTAGGCGGTCTTATTCTAAGTATATAAGATATAGATGGTGCAATATCTATAGACTCTACTGTTCTATAGGTATCTCCTTTTTCTATTCTATTACCAAAGAATATCAACGGAGTTGATATATTTATTTGTTTTTGATAGTTGTTTACTTTACCATCTTCTATAACAATCCAACCAGGCTGAAGTTCAATAAAAATATCGCCACTTAATTTAGAGTTCATAGCTCGGCGATAGTAAGCCGACTTACCATTATCATCTATAAGCCACTCATCAGCAGTAGTTACGTCTTGCACTCCACTAAACTCATAAACAAACTCAGCAGCTTCTCTTATTATATCTATATTTTTAAGTCGCTTTTCTTCTATTAGTTTTTTATTAAGATAAATCTGTTGATTATGATAAGCCGTAACCCAATTTCCTTGTCCATACTTAGCCATCAAGTACATATTCAACAAAGCAGCACAACGATTAGGATAAAACTCTCCCTGAACCTTTGTTCCTTCTGGTAATTTATTTATCGAATCATAGTAACCTGTAGAAGAAAGAACTATAAGAGCATTCTTTAATCCAATTTTACGTTCTACTACGTCAATAATTTTCTCTAAATCTTGATCTAATCTGTAATAAATATCTTGTATTTCATAGCTATACTCCTCACTTTCTTCTCCTAATTTATAATTACCAGCATAATAAGTAATTGATAACATATCAGGATAATTATCAATACCAAACCCTGCCGACTCTACAAATTTAACCGCAAGGTCTGTTATCTCTGCATTAATCAGAGATGTTTGTTTTATTTTTGAATATCTGTAAGGGTCTGACTTGCTAAACGTGTATGCGAAAGGTGAGTTTCTTTGCGAGTAAGGAAATCCTATATAATGCGAATGCGATTGTGTCCAAGTTTTCTCAGAATAGTTTCCAATAGCCGAAGACGCATTAAATCTATCCACATAATAAGGCACTTCTTTATAGTAAGTTGTAGTTGCCCATTTACCATTCTGGTTATCCAACCAAAACACTCCATTAGCATTCTTTCCTCCCGATATTATTGCCTGTGCAGCATTCGGAGCTATAGCATAAACTTTGCTTTTATTATCTGAAGCTATCTTTAGTTCATCAACTATAGTGCCTGCCTTTAAAGCCAAAGGAGACAGTTTGTCGGTTGTGTAATTACCTAAATAACTATCGTCGGCAACTATCGAAACTTCTATATTTTTAGCAAGATCTAATTTATAGTTTCCAACAATACCATTATAATAAGGATAAGTGCCTGTGTAGATATTGGCAATAGAAGAAGCTTCATCTAAATTAGGGAAACCAAATTCTACATTATGGTAAACCAAACCTTCGTTTAGAAGACGTTTAAATCCTTTTTCTCCAAATGTAGATTGAAAATATTGTAGATAATCATCTCTTAATTGGTCTACAACTATATTCACAACCAATTTGGGCACAGCTTCGGTATGTTGTGCCTGCAAACCGGTTACAGTTAATAACGCAATAAGAGGGGCTAACCATTTATTCATCGTCTTTCTTTTTTTGCGTTAACTAACCAAAGTGCCGAAGCCATTCCAATAGACATAATAAAAGGAATATTCGCAAGGCTGAACACTTGAGGCAACCAGCACCAGCTAATCAACAAGAAGCACAAAAGTAATAAATTAACTGTATGATACAAGGATATTAAGCTATAAGATTTCTTAAAACAATATCCTAACAATGCTATAAAATGAAAAGGGTGCAACCATAATATATTCCAATTAGGCGACACACAAGGGTGAGGTGAATAGCACACTAAAAATACGACAACACACCCTGCCAAAGCTGTAATAAAAAACAATACTCCAAAGAATCCTCTATAAAGTCGTTTCTTTTTTATTCCTAAAACGAATAAACATATACATATCAATAACAAAAGAACACCCACAAACATTGGCGTAGCAAAAAATACAGATGCTTTATCTGTTTGAGGAACAGACTGTACAATATTGCGTTTAGAAAGAACTAAAGGTCGGTACTCCTCTTGTTTTTCTATATATGTTTCATCTAATATCTTCATAAGCTTTTCAGGAAGGAACATTTCTTCTCGAACCGATATTAAGGAGTCAGCTCCGCTACCAATTACTAAGTCTATTCCAAAAGCCATAAAAGGATAAGGGTCGACACACGAATGTATCAAATCTCGGAATGTTACATTTGCTTTTTGCTCTGGATATTTCAACGAGTTCGCTGTCGATACTTCTATAATATCTCGTATTCTTGAAGTACAGTTATCAAACAAAAAGTTGTATCTATAAAAGAGATTTTCGGGCTGTAAGTTTT is from Dysgonomonadaceae bacterium PH5-43 and encodes:
- a CDS encoding hypothetical protein (product_source=Hypo-rule applied; cath_funfam=2.60.40.10,3.40.720.10; cleavage_site_network=SignalP-noTM; pfam=PF01663; superfamily=53649), which gives rise to MNKWLAPLIALLTVTGLQAQHTEAVPKLVVNIVVDQLRDDYLQYFQSTFGEKGFKRLLNEGLVYHNVEFGFPNLDEASSIANIYTGTYPYYNGIVGNYKLDLAKNIEVSIVADDSYLGNYTTDKLSPLALKAGTIVDELKIASDNKSKVYAIAPNAAQAIISGGKNANGVFWLDNQNGKWATTTYYKEVPYYVDRFNASSAIGNYSEKTWTQSHSHYIGFPYSQRNSPFAYTFSKSDPYRYSKIKQTSLINAEITDLAVKFVESAGFGIDNYPDMLSITYYAGNYKLGEESEEYSYEIQDIYYRLDQDLEKIIDVVERKIGLKNALIVLSSTGYYDSINKLPEGTKVQGEFYPNRCAALLNMYLMAKYGQGNWVTAYHNQQIYLNKKLIEEKRLKNIDIIREAAEFVYEFSGVQDVTTADEWLIDDNGKSAYYRRAMNSKLSGDIFIELQPGWIVIEDGKVNNYQKQINISTPLIFFGNRIEKGDTYRTVESIDIAPSISYILRIRPPNGSRGTPLEELIIKN
- a CDS encoding hypothetical protein (product_source=Hypo-rule applied; cleavage_site_network=SignalP-TM; pfam=PF13387; transmembrane_helix_parts=Inside_1_4,TMhelix_5_22,Outside_23_251,TMhelix_252_274,Inside_275_282,TMhelix_283_305,Outside_306_314,TMhelix_315_332,Inside_333_338,TMhelix_339_361,Outside_362_364,TMhelix_365_387,Inside_388_392) — protein: MKKYIVALLLFITSFSVSAIGLDSLKVSLLTVMPRPNEVYTVYGHSALRLHNPYEGYDEVLNWGSFDFEDALGFSFRFIKGEADYFLSTAPFSYFIYFYSSSNAAVEEQILNLNNEEKEQLLKIVSENLQPENLFYRYNFLFDNCTSRIRDIIEVSTANSLKYPEQKANVTFRDLIHSCVDPYPFMAFGIDLVIGSGADSLISVREEMFLPEKLMKILDETYIEKQEEYRPLVLSKRNIVQSVPQTDKASVFFATPMFVGVLLLLICICLFVLGIKKKRLYRGFFGVLFFITALAGCVVVFLVCYSPHPCVSPNWNILWLHPFHFIALLGYCFKKSYSLISLYHTVNLLLLCFLLISWCWLPQVFSLANIPFIMSIGMASALWLVNAKKERR